In Acidobacteriota bacterium, the DNA window ACGGGGCTCGCGGAAAAGAAGCAGGTGGACGACCCGCTCAAGGCCGAGCTGGCCTCCGCGCTCCAGGAGTTCTCGAAGGAGTTCAAAGCGGCCGGCGCCGCGGTGTAGCCGATGCCGTCCCTCATCGATCTCCGGCGGCGCATCCGGGCGGTCAAGTCGACGCAGCAGATTACGAAGGCGATGAAGATGATCGCCGCCTCGCGCCTTCGCCGCGCGCAGGACCGCGTCGTCAACGCCCGGCCGTTTGCGACCGACATGCTGCGCGTCCTGAACGACGTGGCGGAGCGCGTCGAGCCCGACACGCACCCGCTGCTCGATCAGCGTCCCGCGGGCGGCAAGATCCTGTTTGTCGTCATCACGGCGGATCGCGGGCTGTGCGGGAGCTTCAACAGCAACATCATCAAGAACGCCGGGCAGTTCATCATGGCGCACGACCCCGGGGCGATCGCGCTGGGGCTGGTGGGACGCAAGGGGCGCGACTTCTTCTCGCGGCGCGGCTTCGAGGTGAAGTTCGAGCACGTGAACATCTTCCAGCGCGTGAGCTACAACGACGCGCGGGCGATCGCGCGCGCCGCCACCGAGGACTTCACGTCCCGCGCGGTCGACCAGGTGTATTTGATCTACAACGAGTTCAAGTCCGTGCTGTCGCAGCGCGTCGTCATCGAGCGCCTGCTGCCGATTCCGCGGCTGGCGGATCGGCCGGCGGAGCCCGCGGAGGGCGAGGCCGCCCCGGTGGAGTTCCTGTTCGAGCCGGGCCCGGAGGCCGTGTTCGAGGAGCTGCTGCCGCGCCACGTCGAGATCCAGGCGTGGCGCGCGCTGCTCGAGTCCAACGCGGCGTTCTTCGCGGCGCAGATGACCGCGATGGACACGGCGACGAAGAATTCGGCGGAGATGATCGATCAGCTGACCCTCTACATGAACAAGCTGAGGCAGGCGGCGATCACGCGGGAAATCATCGAGGTTGTTTCAGGAGCGCAGGCACTCTAATGGCGAAGGAACAGAAATACGGGCGTGTCGTCCAGATCATCGGCCCCGTCGTGGACGTCGAGTTCGAGGGGGGGCACCTGCCGGACATCTACAGCGCGGTGCGCGTCGTGTCGGACGAGGGGGCCGCGGAGACGATCGATGTCGTCGCGGAGGTGGAGCAGCATCTCGGCGAGAACCGCGTGCGCGCGGTGTCGATGAAGCCCACCGACGGGATGCAGCGCGGCATGCGCGTCATCGACACGCGGGCGCCCATCTCGATGCCGGTGGGCCCGGGCACGCTCGGGCGCGTCATGAACGTCCTCGGCGAGCCGGTGGACTTTCCCGACAGGCCGGTCGTCGCGCAGGAGCGCTGGCCGATTCACCGGCACGCCCCGACGCTGGAGCAGCAGTCGACCGAGCTGAAGATGTTCGAGACCGGCATCAAGGTGGTCGATCTGCTCGAGCCGTACCTGCAGGGGGGCAAGATCGGGTTGTTCGGCGGCGCGGGTGTCGGCAAGACCGTCATCATCCAGGAGCTGATCCACAACATCGCGACCAAGCACGGCGGCGTGTCGGTGTTCGGCGGGGTCGGCGAGCGCACGCGCGAGGGGAACGACCTGTGGCTCGAATTCCAGGAGAGCGGGGTCATCGACGTGAAGGACGCGTCGAAGTCACGCGCCTCGCTCGTCTACGGACAGATGACCGAGCCGCCGGGCGCGCGGCTGCGGGTCGGGCTGAGCGCGCTGACCGTGGCCGAGTATTTCCGCGACGCGGAAGGCAAGGACGTGCTGCTCTTCATCGACAACATCTTCCGCTTCACGCAGGCCGGCTCCGAGGTGTCCGCGCTGCTCGGCCGGATGCCGTCGGCCGTCGGCTACCAGCCGACGCTGCTGACCGAGATGGGCGAGCTGCAGGAGCGCATCACGTCCACCAAGAAGGGGTCGATCACCTCCGTGCAGGCGATCTACGTGCCGGCCGACGACTACACGGACCCCGCGCCGGCGACGACCTTCGCGCACCTCGATGCCACGACGAACCTGTCGCGCGCGATCGTCGAGCTGGGCATCTACCCGGCGGTCGATCCGCTGGCGTCCACCTCGCGCATCCTGGATCCCCGGATCATCGGCGAGGAGCACTACCGGGTGGCGCGGTCGGTGAAGCAGATCCTGCAGCGATACAAGGACCTGCAGGACATCATCGCGATCCTCGGCATCGACGAGCTGTCCGAGGAGGACAAGCTCACCGTGTCGCGCGCGCGCAAGATCCAGAAGTTCCTCTCGCAGCCGTTCTTCGTGGCCTCCCAGTTCACGGGGCGGCAGGGACGCTACGTGCCGATTGCCGACACGGTGCGCGGCTTCAAGGAGATCGTCGAAGGGCGGCACGACGACATCCCGGAGCAGGCGTTCTACATGATGGGCAGCATCGACGAAGTGGTCGACGAGGCGAAGAAGCACCGCTCGGCCGCCTAGCCGACGAAAAAAAAAGACGATGGCTGTTCCGCGCATACCGGAGTCGTTGACGCTCGAGATCGTGACGCCCGATCACGCGATCGCGCACGATCAGGTGGACGAAGTCGAGATTCCCGGCGCCGACGGGTACTTCGGCGTCCTCCCCGGTCACACGCCGCTGCTCGCGGCCCTGCAGGTCGGCGTGCTCTGGTACCGCAAGGGGGAGGAGAAGTCTTACCTGGCCCTGGCGTTCGGCTTCGCCGAGGTGATGCCGGATCGTGTCACCATCCTCGCGCAAGTGGCGGAGCGAGCGGAGGACATCGATGTATCGCGCGCGCACGGCGCCCGCGCGCGCGCCGAGCAGCGGCTGGGCAAACCGTCATCGGACGTGGACATGGAGCGCGCGCGCGTCGCGCTGCTCAAATCGCTGGCGCGACTGCAGGTTTCCGGCAAAGCCCGGATCCGGGCCTGACGCATGCGCGTGTCGTGGGCGGCGCTCTCCGATCCGGGCCTGCGGCGTGACGTCAACGAGGACACGTGGTGCGCCCGGCCGGACATCGGCCTGTTCGTCGTGGCGGATGGCATGGGGGGGCATGCGGCCGGCGAGGTGGCCTCGCGCGTCGCGGTCGAGGCGATCGAGGAATTCGCCCGCGAGAGCGCCGCGGCCGACCGTCATCGCACCTGGCCGTTTCCGTACGACCCGGCGATCTCGCTGAACGGGAACCGTCTGAAGTCGGCGTTCCGCATTGCGAACCGCCGGATCGCGGCCACGTCGGCCGGCGCCAGCGAGCTGCGCGGCATGGCGACGACGGCGTGCGGTGTGCTCGTGGGGAACGGCGCCGTGTCGGTTGCCCACGTCGGCGACAGCCGTGTCTACCTGCTGCGCGGCGGCGAGCTGCGACAGGTGACGATCGATCATTCCTGGGTGGAGGAGCAGGTTCGCGCCGGCGTGATGGACGCGCATGCCGCGCGGCAGCACCCCTGGCGCAACGTGGTCACGCGGGCGCTGTCTGGCGGCGACGATCCGGAGGCCGACGTGGCCGACCTGCCGCTGCAGCCCGGCGATCGCCTCCTGCTCTGCTCGGACGGCCTGAGCGGCGTCGTGCCGCACGACGAGATCGCCGCGCGGCTCGGCGCGGAAGGGGCGCTCGAGGGGGTGTGCGCCTCGCTGATCGAGGCGGCCAACGCGGCAGGAGGGCCCGACAACATCACCGCGCTCGTACTCGATGTTTCATAACCTGCGAGAGCTGCCGCGATACCGGGGCCTCATCCAGAGCCTCGTGGCGCGCGAGTTGAAAGCGCGCTACCGCGGATCGGTGCTCGGGTTCTTCTGGTCCTTCATCAACCCGCTCCTGCTGCTGCTCATCTACTCTTTTGTCTTCACCTTCGTAATCCCGGCGCGGTCGCCCGGGCACGAGCCGTACGCGCTGTTCATGTTCTGCGGCATCCTGCCCTGGACGTGGTTCTCGGCGTCGCTGCTGGAATCCTCGAACGTCCTGATCTCGGGTGGCAACCTGATCAAAAAGGTGCTCTTCCCCGCCGAGATCCTTCCCATCGTCAGCGTCAGCGTGCTGGCGAACATGGTGCATTTCTTCTTCGGGTTGCCCATCCTCGCCGCGTTCCTGGTGTACTACCGGATGCCGCTCCAGCCGTCCGAGCTGGCCTGGTTTCCCGTTGTGGTCTTCGTGCAGCTGCTTCTCACGCTCGGCCTTGCCCTGTTCCTCTCGGCACTGACCGTCCATTTCCGCGACCTGCGCGACATCCTGTCGAACGTGCTGACGTTCTGGTTCTTCGCGACCCCGATTATTTACCCGATGCTGCTCGCACCGCCGCGGGCGCAGCGGTGGCTCAACGCGAACCCGTTCACCCATCTCGCCATCTCGTACCAGGAGATCCTGTTCTACGAGGGCCCGTTCGGCCATTGGCGATGGCTGCTGGCGCTGCTCGTGGCATCCGCCGCCCTGTTCCTGTTCGGGTACTTCATCTTCGATCGGCTGCGCGACTCCTTTGCGGAGGAGGTCTGACGCCCATGCCGAAGGCCGGAAGCGGAATGGCAAACGCCATCGAAGTTCGCGACGTGACGAAAGTGTACCGGCGTTACGGCCACCGCCGGCAGTTCGCCACGCTCAAGAGCGCGTTGCTGTCGGGAAGCCTGATCCGGGACCTGCGCCCCGACGAGACGTTCACCGCGGTCAGTCACGTGTCGTTCGATGTCGCCAGGGGCAGCACGTTCGGCGTGGTCGGCAGGAACGGTTCCGGGAAGAGCACGATGCTGAAGCTCGTGGCGGGCATCTCGAAACCGACCGGGGGGGACGTCCGCGTCCAGGGCCGCATCTCGGCGCTGATCGAGCTGGGCGCCGGGTTCCACCCGGAGATTTCCGGCCGTGAGAACGTCTTCATCAACGGCATCATGCTCGGGCTCTCGAAGCGGGAGGTCGCACGCCGTTTCGACGAGATCGTGGAGTTCGCCGAACTGCGCGAGTTCATCGATGCGCCGGTGAAGACCTACTCCTCCGGCATGTACATGCGCCTCGGCTTCGCCGTCGCCATCCACGTGGATCCCGACGTGCTCCTGGTGGACGAGGTGCTGGCCGTCGGCGACGAGGGCTTCACGCACAAGTGCCTCGACAAGTTCGCCGAGTTCAAGCGCCGCGGGAGGACGATTCTGCTCGTGACCCACTCCCTCAACCTCGTGGAGCGGTTTTGCGACGAGGCGCTGTGGCTCGACGCCGGAGCCGTGCGCGCGCAGGGGGATCCCAGGCGGGTCGTCGACAGCTACATCAGGGACGTGGAACACAGCGAGGAAGCGCACCTGGCGGCCTCCGACTCGAGAGCGCACGACGCCATCGCGGCGTCAGCCCCGGCCGAGACGGCCGCCTCCCCGTCTCCGGCCGGCGAGCCAGCTGAGGCCGACGACCGGGCCGTGCGCAGCATGTACGACGCGGCCGAGGGACGCTGGGGCTCGCGTGAAGTCGAGATCACCGACGTGCGGCTCACGACTCGTGGCGGAGAGGCCCGGCACGTGTTCGAGAGCGGCGAACCGCTGTCGATCACGATGTCCGTTCGCGCGTCGCGTCAAATCGACGACGTCGTGTTCGGCATCGGCATCTACACGGCCGACGGGATTTTCTGTTACGGCACGAACACCGGCATCGATGGCCTCGACGTCGCCCCCTTCTCCGGCGAAGGGACGATCACCCTCGATCTTCCGAGGCTCGAACTCACGCAGCGCACCTACAAGCTGGACGTTGCCGCGCACCGGCGCGACGGCCGGAACTACGACTATCACCGTCTCCTCTACACGTTCCGCGTCAAATCACGGACGCTGGACGTCGGCATCTACCGCCCGGCGCACTCGTGGCGCTTTTCACCGAATATCGTCGTGATCAAGGCGCCGGACGCCCGGTAATGGAGCCTCCTGCCGTGAGCGAGGCGGAGGCCGCCGAGCTGGTGCACCGATGGCGGAACGAGGGACGGCGGGTGGTCTTCACCAACGGCGTCTTCGACATCCTGCATCCGGGCCACCTGCGCTACCTGCAGGCGGCACGGGCGGAAGGCGATGCGCTGGTCGTGGCGGTGAACTCGGACCGATCCGTGCGCGCGAACAAGGGGCCGTCGCGGCCGGTCAACGCGGAGCAGGAGCGCGCCGAGGTCCTCGCCGCGCTCGCCTGTGTCGATGCCGTCGTGATTTTCGATGAAGAAACGCCGGAAGCGATCGTCCGCCGGCTGCAGCCCGACATCCTCGTCAAGGGAGCGGACTGGCCGGCGGATCACATCGTCGGCCGCGACACCGTCGAGGCCCGCGGCGGACGCGTGGTGCGGATGCCGGTGGAGAAAGGCTTCTCCACCAGCGCGATCATCGAGCGCGTGCGGCGTCTTCCCCGTCCTTGATCGCGCGCTCGATTTGCGAGACCACGCTCGGCGGGAAGAGCATCGTGTTGTGCTCCTTCCGCGCGTGGATCTCGGCCTTCTCGAGGACCTCGTCGGAGTCCTTGCCCGTGATGACGGCGTTACAGCCGGGCATCACGTCACCACAGCGAAGCACCTTCATGGTTCTCCCCCCTGTCGAAGATGGCCGCCTGAGGGAGATCTTACGCCTGTCCGGGCTCGACCGGCGTGATAAAATGAAGGGTTCGCGACCTTGAAACGGGCTCGGCCGTGCAATCGACTTCCAGTTCCCTGACCCTGCGCTCGCTCCTCAAGTCGGCCGCCGGCCGCATGCGCAGCGGTCCGGGTGCCGGCCGGGTGACCGGGCTCACGGCGCCCGCCAAGGCGCTGTTTGTCGCCGCCGCCTCAGCAGAGAACCCATGCCTCGTGGTGGTGCCCAGCGACGGCGATGCCGAGCGGTTGACCTCCGACGCCCGCTTCTTCGTGTCGGCCCTCGAGGGGCTCTCGGATTCCGACGTCACGCGCGCTGTTCTGCCGTTCCCGTCTCCTGAAGTCGATCCCTACCGGGGGATGACGCCCCACTTCCAGGTGTCGTCCGCCAGGGCGCGCGCCCTGCACGCGCTCGCCACCGGCCGCGCGCGAATCGTGGTGGCGTCAGCCGGCGCGCTGCTGCCGCGGGTCAGCGCCCCGGCGCGCGTCATCTCGACGTCGATGGAACTGTCGGCGGGCATCGAGATCCCGCCACTCGATCTCGGCGCGTTGCTGGCTGATGCCGGTTACCGGCGCGAGGACCCGGTCGATCAACACGGCGAGTACTGCGTGCGCGGCGGCGTCGTGGACTTCTTCCCCGCCGGTGACGACTTTCCCGTCCGCATCGAGTTCATCGGCGACACGATCGAATCTCTCCGCCGTTACGAGCCGGCGACGCAGCGCTCCATCGAGACGCTCGATCGCGCCGGCGTCATGCCGCTTCGCGATCAGCTCGACGCAGGGCTCAGCGACGCGCACGCCGACCGCTCGGCGACGCTCCTCGACTACCTCGCGCGGGGCCGCGCGTGGTCCGTCTTCATCTCTGAACGGGACGACGTCGCCGCGCGCGCGACGAAACGCCTCGAGCAGATTGCGGCGAGTCACGAGGACGCGCTCGCGAGGCTGCCCGGCACGCTGGTGCCGCGGCCCGAGGAGATCGTCGTCGGGCTGGAGCACTTCGATCCGCTGTTCGAGCGCGCCACCGTGCTCGAGGAGCTTGGCGTCGAAACCGGCGACTCGACGGCGCGCCACATCCCGTGTCAGCCGGCGGTCGAGTTCCGCGGCCGCCTCTCCGAGTGGGTGGAGGACATCCGCCGCGCCCGCGATCGGCACGATCAGGTCCTGTTCCTTGCGGGAACGCACGGCCGCGCGGAGCGCACCGTCGAGCTGCTTCGCGACTACGACGTCGTCGCCGTGGACCTCGACCGCGCGGAAGACGCGCACGCCGCCGCCGTGCTCGTCGCCACGGGGCGCCTGTCCCGCGGGTTCCGGCTGCCGGACGCTGGACTGCAGATCTGGGCCGAGACCGACCTGTTCGAGGAAGAGCGCGGCGCGCGGGAGCGGCGGCGGGCGGCCAAGGGCGCGTTCCTTTCGGACTTCCGCGACCTGAAGGTCGGCGACCACGTCGTCCACGTGGACCACGGGATTGGTGTGTTCGTCGGGCTGAAGCAAATCACCGTCGGGAGCGACCGCCAGGAGTTCATGGAACTCCGCTACGCCGGCGAGGACAAGCTGTTCGTGCCGGTGGAGCGGCTGGACCTCGTTCAGAAGTACACCGGCGGCGCGAAACCCTCGCTCGACAGGCTCGGGGGGGTCACCTGGGAGCGCGCCAAGAGCCGCGTCAGGAAGGCGATGCGCGACATGGCTGAAGAGCTGCTGAAGCTCTACGCCTCGCGCCGGTCGATCGCGGGGCACGCGTTCAGCCCGGACACGCACTGGCAGCAGGAGTTCGAGGACGCATTCGACTTCGAGCTGACGCCGGACCAGCGGAGCGCGGTCGCGGACATCAAGCGCGACATGGAGTCCCCCACGCCGATGGATCGGCTGTTGTGCGGCGACGTCGGCTACGGAAAGACCGAGGTCGCCCTGCGCGCCGCCTTCAAGGCGGTGATGGACGGCAAGCAGGTGGCGTTCCTCGCGCCCACGACCGTGCTCGCGTTCCAGCACTTGAAGACGCTGACGCGCCGTTTCGCGGGCTTCCCCGTCACCATTGACATGGTGAGCCGCTTTCGCTCGAAGGCGGAGCAGAAGCAGACGCTCGCGGATCTCGCCGCCGGCAAGCTGGACATCATTGTCGGCACGCACCGGCTGCTCTCGAAAGACGTCGTCTTCAAGGACCTCGGCCTGCTCGTGGTCGATGAGGAACAGCGGTTCGGCGTCGCGCACAAGGAACGCATCAAGCAACTGCGGAAGCGCGTCGACGTCCTGACGATGACCGCGACGCCGATTCCGCGGACGCTGAACATGTCGCTGGTGGGCATTCGCGACATGTCGGTGATCGAGACGCCGCCGAAGGACCGCCTCGCCATCCAGACCAGCGTCGCGAAGTTCGACGCGCAGATCGTCGCGCGCGCCATCCGCAACGAGCTGGATCGCGGCGGCCAGGTCTATTTCGTCCACAATCGCGTCGAATCCATCTACTCGGTGGCCAACCTGATCACACGGCTCGTGCCCGAAGCCCGCATCGGCGTCGCGCACGGCCAGATGGGCGAGGACGAGCTGGAGAACGTGATGGTCGACTTTGTCGCGAACAAGCACGACGTGCTGATCGCGACGACGATTATCGAG includes these proteins:
- the atpD gene encoding F0F1 ATP synthase subunit beta codes for the protein MAKEQKYGRVVQIIGPVVDVEFEGGHLPDIYSAVRVVSDEGAAETIDVVAEVEQHLGENRVRAVSMKPTDGMQRGMRVIDTRAPISMPVGPGTLGRVMNVLGEPVDFPDRPVVAQERWPIHRHAPTLEQQSTELKMFETGIKVVDLLEPYLQGGKIGLFGGAGVGKTVIIQELIHNIATKHGGVSVFGGVGERTREGNDLWLEFQESGVIDVKDASKSRASLVYGQMTEPPGARLRVGLSALTVAEYFRDAEGKDVLLFIDNIFRFTQAGSEVSALLGRMPSAVGYQPTLLTEMGELQERITSTKKGSITSVQAIYVPADDYTDPAPATTFAHLDATTNLSRAIVELGIYPAVDPLASTSRILDPRIIGEEHYRVARSVKQILQRYKDLQDIIAILGIDELSEEDKLTVSRARKIQKFLSQPFFVASQFTGRQGRYVPIADTVRGFKEIVEGRHDDIPEQAFYMMGSIDEVVDEAKKHRSAA
- a CDS encoding DUF1059 domain-containing protein, whose translation is MKVLRCGDVMPGCNAVITGKDSDEVLEKAEIHARKEHNTMLFPPSVVSQIERAIKDGEDAARAR
- a CDS encoding F0F1 ATP synthase subunit epsilon — protein: MPESLTLEIVTPDHAIAHDQVDEVEIPGADGYFGVLPGHTPLLAALQVGVLWYRKGEEKSYLALAFGFAEVMPDRVTILAQVAERAEDIDVSRAHGARARAEQRLGKPSSDVDMERARVALLKSLARLQVSGKARIRA
- a CDS encoding ABC transporter ATP-binding protein: MPKAGSGMANAIEVRDVTKVYRRYGHRRQFATLKSALLSGSLIRDLRPDETFTAVSHVSFDVARGSTFGVVGRNGSGKSTMLKLVAGISKPTGGDVRVQGRISALIELGAGFHPEISGRENVFINGIMLGLSKREVARRFDEIVEFAELREFIDAPVKTYSSGMYMRLGFAVAIHVDPDVLLVDEVLAVGDEGFTHKCLDKFAEFKRRGRTILLVTHSLNLVERFCDEALWLDAGAVRAQGDPRRVVDSYIRDVEHSEEAHLAASDSRAHDAIAASAPAETAASPSPAGEPAEADDRAVRSMYDAAEGRWGSREVEITDVRLTTRGGEARHVFESGEPLSITMSVRASRQIDDVVFGIGIYTADGIFCYGTNTGIDGLDVAPFSGEGTITLDLPRLELTQRTYKLDVAAHRRDGRNYDYHRLLYTFRVKSRTLDVGIYRPAHSWRFSPNIVVIKAPDAR
- the mfd gene encoding transcription-repair coupling factor produces the protein MQSTSSSLTLRSLLKSAAGRMRSGPGAGRVTGLTAPAKALFVAAASAENPCLVVVPSDGDAERLTSDARFFVSALEGLSDSDVTRAVLPFPSPEVDPYRGMTPHFQVSSARARALHALATGRARIVVASAGALLPRVSAPARVISTSMELSAGIEIPPLDLGALLADAGYRREDPVDQHGEYCVRGGVVDFFPAGDDFPVRIEFIGDTIESLRRYEPATQRSIETLDRAGVMPLRDQLDAGLSDAHADRSATLLDYLARGRAWSVFISERDDVAARATKRLEQIAASHEDALARLPGTLVPRPEEIVVGLEHFDPLFERATVLEELGVETGDSTARHIPCQPAVEFRGRLSEWVEDIRRARDRHDQVLFLAGTHGRAERTVELLRDYDVVAVDLDRAEDAHAAAVLVATGRLSRGFRLPDAGLQIWAETDLFEEERGARERRRAAKGAFLSDFRDLKVGDHVVHVDHGIGVFVGLKQITVGSDRQEFMELRYAGEDKLFVPVERLDLVQKYTGGAKPSLDRLGGVTWERAKSRVRKAMRDMAEELLKLYASRRSIAGHAFSPDTHWQQEFEDAFDFELTPDQRSAVADIKRDMESPTPMDRLLCGDVGYGKTEVALRAAFKAVMDGKQVAFLAPTTVLAFQHLKTLTRRFAGFPVTIDMVSRFRSKAEQKQTLADLAAGKLDIIVGTHRLLSKDVVFKDLGLLVVDEEQRFGVAHKERIKQLRKRVDVLTMTATPIPRTLNMSLVGIRDMSVIETPPKDRLAIQTSVAKFDAQIVARAIRNELDRGGQVYFVHNRVESIYSVANLITRLVPEARIGVAHGQMGEDELENVMVDFVANKHDVLIATTIIENGLDIPNANTMVINRADRYGLAQLYQLRGRVGRSDRHAFAYLLIPPEEALAPVARKRLAAIREFSDLGSGFRIAALDLEIRGAGNLLGGEQSGHIEAVGFDTYMTLLEQTVRELKGEELEDERRAAVNLRADLKIDETFIPDMNQRLAVYRRIASARHDDELDAVVAEIRDRYGALPATLLNLADYSRIRIMADRIGIESLDREGQAVVLKFRPDAKIDAAFLVRLVQSRGDLTLVPPTILKIDLRKDPGMAAREAAPRGARTWPPSPAASARRGLEPKRRASTGVSWWTARATAGEVTPGFSRDDILRKPLEDPRAQNGLFDRVGGLLAVLSEGLAVG
- the atpG gene encoding ATP synthase F1 subunit gamma, whose product is MPSLIDLRRRIRAVKSTQQITKAMKMIAASRLRRAQDRVVNARPFATDMLRVLNDVAERVEPDTHPLLDQRPAGGKILFVVITADRGLCGSFNSNIIKNAGQFIMAHDPGAIALGLVGRKGRDFFSRRGFEVKFEHVNIFQRVSYNDARAIARAATEDFTSRAVDQVYLIYNEFKSVLSQRVVIERLLPIPRLADRPAEPAEGEAAPVEFLFEPGPEAVFEELLPRHVEIQAWRALLESNAAFFAAQMTAMDTATKNSAEMIDQLTLYMNKLRQAAITREIIEVVSGAQAL
- a CDS encoding serine/threonine-protein phosphatase, yielding MRVSWAALSDPGLRRDVNEDTWCARPDIGLFVVADGMGGHAAGEVASRVAVEAIEEFARESAAADRHRTWPFPYDPAISLNGNRLKSAFRIANRRIAATSAGASELRGMATTACGVLVGNGAVSVAHVGDSRVYLLRGGELRQVTIDHSWVEEQVRAGVMDAHAARQHPWRNVVTRALSGGDDPEADVADLPLQPGDRLLLCSDGLSGVVPHDEIAARLGAEGALEGVCASLIEAANAAGGPDNITALVLDVS
- a CDS encoding ABC transporter permease, translated to MFHNLRELPRYRGLIQSLVARELKARYRGSVLGFFWSFINPLLLLLIYSFVFTFVIPARSPGHEPYALFMFCGILPWTWFSASLLESSNVLISGGNLIKKVLFPAEILPIVSVSVLANMVHFFFGLPILAAFLVYYRMPLQPSELAWFPVVVFVQLLLTLGLALFLSALTVHFRDLRDILSNVLTFWFFATPIIYPMLLAPPRAQRWLNANPFTHLAISYQEILFYEGPFGHWRWLLALLVASAALFLFGYFIFDRLRDSFAEEV
- the rfaE2 gene encoding D-glycero-beta-D-manno-heptose 1-phosphate adenylyltransferase, producing MEPPAVSEAEAAELVHRWRNEGRRVVFTNGVFDILHPGHLRYLQAARAEGDALVVAVNSDRSVRANKGPSRPVNAEQERAEVLAALACVDAVVIFDEETPEAIVRRLQPDILVKGADWPADHIVGRDTVEARGGRVVRMPVEKGFSTSAIIERVRRLPRP